AGCTATCAACTAGCTTCTCTTTAGCCATTTTTGCACGTGCTTCTAAACGCGTGCTAAAGAAAACACCTGATAGTGCCGCAACCATTCCAGCCATTGTTGGTACCGTAGCCATTGATATGCCTGAAGCCATTAATCGTGCATTACCCGTACCTTGAGTAGCCATCGTCTCAAATACTGTGATCATACCTGTCACTGTACCTAAAAGACCGATTAATGGACACATCGCAACCAATGTTTTGATAATCAACATGCGCTCATCTAATTTTTCAGACGCTTCAGAAATCCAAGCATCGCGGATTCTGTGTGCGTACCAAGACGTAGTATCTTGGCGGGCGTCCCACTTAGCGACGATATCCTTGTGTAGCTTAGGAAATTCGCCTAGTAGGAA
The sequence above is a segment of the Pseudoalteromonas piscicida genome. Coding sequences within it:
- a CDS encoding MotA/TolQ/ExbB proton channel family protein, translated to MLVLMEIWESIRDFVATGGDVLYVVAIALFLMWVLMIERYWFLLGEFPKLHKDIVAKWDARQDTTSWYAHRIRDAWISEASEKLDERMLIIKTLVAMCPLIGLLGTVTGMITVFETMATQGTGNARLMASGISMATVPTMAGMVAALSGVFFSTRLEARAKMAKEKLVDSLPHH